In Candidatus Eisenbacteria bacterium, the genomic window TCGGTTTTCCGCCGCTCGAGGCGATGGCGTGCGGCACGCCGGTCGTCTCGTCGGGCGGCGGATCGCTGGCGGAGGTATTGGGCGACGGCGCGCTCGTGGTTCCCGCGGGGGACGAAGGGGCACTCGCCGACGGGCTGCGGCGCACGCTTGCCGAGGAGCCCTTGCGCCGCGAGTTGCGCGCGCGCGGGCTCGCGAATGCCGCACGCTTTACCTGGGAGCGCACCGCCGAGGCCACGGTCGTGGCCTATCGCGACGCGATGACACGACGGAGGAGCGCGCGATGAAGGTCGCAATCGACGCACGCAAGCTGTTCGACGGCGGAATCGGGGCCTACGTGCGCGGACTGCTGGGCGCTCTCGCGACGCGTCGCGAGGGGCACGAGTTCGTTGCGCTGATGCCGCCCGAGCTGCTCGGTCGCGTGTCGTGGCCCAACGACACCGTGATCGAGACGCCGGTGACGGCGGGCAAGTACGGGTTCGCGGAGCACTTCGTGGTCCCGCGCGCCGCGACGCGCGCCGGTGCGCGGTTGTTGCATGCGCCGCACTACACCCTGCCGCTCCTGTGGACCGGTCCCGCGGTGGTCACGATCCACGATCTCATCCACCTGCGCTTTCCGTCGTTCCATCCCACCGGTGCCGCGACCTATGCGCGCCTGATGGCCGGCTTCGCCGCCAAGCGCGCGCAACTCGTGATCGCCGATTCGGAATACGGCCGGCAGGAGATCGTGTCGCTGCTCGGCATCGAGGCGAGCAAGGTGCGCGTCATCCCGCTCGCACCAGCGGCCGGCCTCGCGCCGGCGGGCGACGAAGCCGTGCTGGCATTTCGAACCGAGCGCCGGCTGCCGCCCGACTACGTGCTCTATGTCGGAGCTCGCAAGCGGCACAAGAACCTCGAAGTCCTGATGCGAGCGATCGCGATTCTCGCCCGCACCGAACGACCGCCGCTCGTGCTGTCGGGCTCACCGTGGAGTGCTCAGGACGATCTCGCCCGACTCGCACGCGTGCTCGGCATCGAAGACACCATCGCCTTTGCCGGTCCACTTCAGAACGACGGCGAGCTCGCGTGCCTGTACTCGGGCGCTCGCGTGTACGCGCAGCCGTCGCTGGCCGAGGGCTTCGGACTGCCGCCACTCGAGGCCATGGCCTGCAATGTCCCGGTCATCGCCAGCAACGTGACGGCCATGCCCGAAGTCCTGGGGCATGCCGCGCGACTCGTTCCGCCCGACCAACCCGAAGCCTGGGCCGCCGCACTTCGAGACGTGCTCTCGAACGAATGGGAACGCACCCGCATGACGCTCGCCGGCCGCACGCGTGCCGAATCGTTCACGTGGGCGAAGACCGCCGAGCAAACCATGAAGGCCTACGAAGAAGCCGTCGGCTAGCGCCGTTCAGCCCCGATCCTGGAAGCCGCCTCGGGCCTACCAGCGCGCTCCCTTGACGGCCAGGGACGTGACGTCGCGGATCTTCGCCGCGTCATCGGGGAACAGACCAACGCGGGAGAGCCGCTCGATGAGCGGAACCCAGCGCGCTTCCTTAGCGAACACGCGGCGGAACACCGTGCGCGCTTCGGGTTCGCGACCGCCGGTGTACATCGAGACCGCCGCCCAGAACTGCAGCTCCACCACGTCGGGAGCAAGCCGCATCGCCTCCTCGTAGCGTTCGAGCGCCTCGTTGGCGCGGCCGGCTGCAATCGCATTGTCGCCGGCATCCTCGGCGTTGTACGCGCGACGCAGGCGGATCAGCCGGCGCAATTCAACGAGCGGTTGGGCGTGATCTTCGACGCGCAGATCGATCACGCGATCGACCCATGGCTTGCCGCTCGACTTTGCCTTGACCACCACCATCGCCGCGGACTGGCGGCCGCGGATGTCGCCGCCGACACGCTCGCCGGCTTCGAGCGCCTGCATCATGCGCTCGGCGAGATCGCCTTTCGCGTGCTCGTAGGCGGCCGCCATCGCGGGCCACACCTTGTCGTTCGCCATCAGGTTGGCCTGCACCGAGTACTGGCGGCCGGTGCGAAATCCGGCGTCTGGAATGCAGGCCTTGCCCGTGTGCGCTGCCACGTTTCCCTTCGCATCGATCATCGCGACCTGCCGCACATCGGGATTCGCATCGCCGTGCTTCAACATGTCGAGTGCCTGCGAGGCCGTGAAGCCGCGGCGCATCAGCTCGAGCCCGTTCGGACCGTAGTCGACCAGCACCAGCGACTGCGTCGCCACCACTCCGACGCCCGCTTCGGCCCACGGCACGATCGGGCCGACGGAGAAGTAGTGCGATTGAACCGCCACGCCCATCTCGCCCGTCACCGAGTCGCGTGCCACGATCGAGTAGGTGTGAGCGAGCGGACCGGGGATCGCCAGAACGAGGGCCGAGAGCATCGCGAGCATGGACTGCCTCCGAGCGTCAGTAGGCGCTGGCGTCGCGGAACACCCGCACCACGGTGAGCATCAGGATCTTCAAGTCGAGACCGAGCGACCAGTTCTTGAGGTAGTAGAGGTCGTACTCGATGCGCTGCTCGAGCGGCGTGTCGCCGCGCAGGCCGTTGACCTGCGCCCATCCGGTCATGCCGGCGCG contains:
- a CDS encoding DUF1028 domain-containing protein; translated protein: MLAMLSALVLAIPGPLAHTYSIVARDSVTGEMGVAVQSHYFSVGPIVPWAEAGVGVVATQSLVLVDYGPNGLELMRRGFTASQALDMLKHGDANPDVRQVAMIDAKGNVAAHTGKACIPDAGFRTGRQYSVQANLMANDKVWPAMAAAYEHAKGDLAERMMQALEAGERVGGDIRGRQSAAMVVVKAKSSGKPWVDRVIDLRVEDHAQPLVELRRLIRLRRAYNAEDAGDNAIAAGRANEALERYEEAMRLAPDVVELQFWAAVSMYTGGREPEARTVFRRVFAKEARWVPLIERLSRVGLFPDDAAKIRDVTSLAVKGARW
- a CDS encoding glycosyltransferase family 4 protein, with amino-acid sequence MKVAIDARKLFDGGIGAYVRGLLGALATRREGHEFVALMPPELLGRVSWPNDTVIETPVTAGKYGFAEHFVVPRAATRAGARLLHAPHYTLPLLWTGPAVVTIHDLIHLRFPSFHPTGAATYARLMAGFAAKRAQLVIADSEYGRQEIVSLLGIEASKVRVIPLAPAAGLAPAGDEAVLAFRTERRLPPDYVLYVGARKRHKNLEVLMRAIAILARTERPPLVLSGSPWSAQDDLARLARVLGIEDTIAFAGPLQNDGELACLYSGARVYAQPSLAEGFGLPPLEAMACNVPVIASNVTAMPEVLGHAARLVPPDQPEAWAAALRDVLSNEWERTRMTLAGRTRAESFTWAKTAEQTMKAYEEAVG